The Nicotiana tabacum cultivar K326 chromosome 14, ASM71507v2, whole genome shotgun sequence genome contains a region encoding:
- the LOC107778236 gene encoding uncharacterized protein LOC107778236, which produces MNIANNIKSTIPQPESAREYLKFVEERFRSADKSLVGTLMAELTTMKFDGSRSMQNYIIEMTNIASRLQTLGMKVDDSFLAQFILNSLPPEYGPFQINYNTIKDKWNVNELSSMLTQEESRLKKQGSHSINLMGQGVDK; this is translated from the coding sequence ATGAATATTGCCAACAACATTAAGAGTACTATTCCACAACCAGAAAGTGCCAGGGAATACCTGAAGTTTGTGGAAGAACGTTTTCGTTCTGCAGATAAGTCTCTCGTTGGTACACTAATGGCTGAACTCACGACCATGAAGTTTGATGGGTCGCGTAGTATGCAAAACTATATCATCGAGATGACTAACATTGCATCAAGGCTTCAGACCTTGGGGATGAAAGTGGATGATTCCTTCTTGGCTCAGTTTATTCTGAACTCGTTGCCTCCTGAGTATGGGCCTTTTCAAATTAACTATAACACTATTAAGGATAAGTGGAATGTTAATGAATTGTCCAGTATGCTTACTCAGGAGGAGTCAAGACTTAAGAAACAAGGGAGTCATTCAATTAACCTCATGGGTCAAGGAGTTGATAAATGA